The Flammeovirga agarivorans genomic sequence GATGCACTATCTAGAGAAGCTGTTCGCTTTGTAGATGAAAATTCAGATAAGCCATTTTTTATGTATTTAGCATACAATGCTCCACATGCTCCTTTACAAGCTACGCCAAAATACCTTAAACGTTTTTCTCATATTGAGAACAAAAAGAGAAAAACTTATTGTGCTATGGTTTCTGCTGTAGATGATGGTGTAGGTTTACTTTTAGATAAATTGGATGAAAAAGGAATAGCTGACAATACGATCGTTATTTTCTTATCAGACAACGGAGGGACTCCAAAGATTACAGCAGATAATGCTCCTCTAAGAGGTCATAAAGGTAATTTATTCGAAGGTGGTATTCGTGTTCCATTTGCTATGCGATGGCCAAATATGATTGCCAAGAATTCCGTTTATGAGCGCCCAGTTATTTCTTTGGATATTATGGCAACTGCAGTAGAATATGCGAATGCTAAACCAAAAAAACAATTGGATGGGGTAAACATTGTCCCTTATATCACAAAGGAAAAGCAAGGAGATCCGCATCAGTCTCTACGTTGGAGAAGTTTTGATAAGAAAACCTACACGGTACGTATGGGTGATATGAAATATATCCGTCTTTACAACAGAAAGACAAATAAGACGAGACAAGAATTTTATGACCTTTCTAAAGATATTTCAGAATCAGACAATTTAACATTACCCAAAGAGCAGAAAAAAGAGTTGCAAAAGGAATACGATCAGTGGGTAGAGCAGATGGTTGTACCCAAGTATCTAGGACTTTTACAAGATAAAAAATACTCAGAGTTAAATCCTGACCGATTTAATGTTCTTGCGTATTAAAGATCCAACGTTATATCAATTCACCTAAATAAAAAGACCTACTCTTAATAAGGGTAGGTCTCTTTGTATCTATTTTATGTCAGTTTATTGTTCTTTAGTCATTTGTAAAACACCAATAAATTGATTTTCAATAGTAAAATCGATAAGCCATTAAACTATGCAGACTATTATTATTTAGAGGCTTTATTGAGAAAAAAGGAATATGATATGAATGATAAATTGGCTTTTGTTATTGATTAGCTGATAAAAATAAAAAGGGTAGTTTTTAAGCTGCCCTTTTTATTTATGGTATTGAATACTACCATTTCTCTTATATCTATTAATTATAGATTCCGATTTTATAGTTGATTCTTTATTGATGTAAACAGATTTTGATACATCATCTATATTAATTACCGAAGTATAAATAAGCTTTTCACTTAATGATGAAAGGACTTCAAGCACTAGAATTTCACTATCTAATTGAGCTTTTTCGAGTTGAATTGAAAATGTTCCTTGTAAATTGGAATATCCACAAGTAAGCAATTCCAGCTTATCATTGTTTGGCTTTAATACTTCTATATGATAAAGAGTAGGTTCTTCTGTTTCTATCGATCCTGATAACTTTATTCGTTCAACTTTTTCGGTAAGACTAACTATTTTAATCTGCTTCTTTTGGTTGATATTTTGTTTTACCAAGTAAGAAAAAAGTACTAAGGTAAAACAGAATAATACCCCCAGAAAGAATAGTTTTTTAAAGGGGTGTTTCATATTTGCTGATCACTAATAATTTATATCACAAAATTAAATCGTATTTATCAGCAAACCTTTCAAATTTCAATTCAAAACTATCAAAAAACAGTTATTTATACTAAAATTAATAGGAGTGTTCATCAAGTTTCACTTTACCCCAGAATACTCTATATACAATAAATGTGTAAGTCAATACTAAAGGCGTACCTATTGCCGCAATAGTTAACATCAATTCTAGACCTTTTTCTGAAGCAGCAGCATTATAGATAGTCAGACTATTTGCCGGATCATTGGTAGCAATTAATAAAGAAGGATATAATTGAATAGCTACCATTATTAATAACAGGCTAAAGGTGAGTGATGAAAATACAAAAGCCGATAAATATTTCTGTTTTTTAGCTAACCTTGGAATATTGGCAATACTTAAAACAGCCAATACAGGTAGTATAAATAACTCAGGATATTCTTTAAACCTTTCTGCCAAATGAGGTAAGAAGATTAAAGTATACAAACTCATGATAATGTACATGATGATAAAACCAATCATACACTTTTCTAACATCTGAACGACATGATCAAATAATTTACCTTCTGTTTTTAAAGAAAGGTAGATTGCTCCATG encodes the following:
- a CDS encoding sulfatase-like hydrolase/transferase, whose amino-acid sequence is MKKNILLAASLLSVMTFFSYTSIEKKKPKKPNVIVVLVDDLGYKDVGFNGSKEIPTPNIDRIAHEGVKFTNGYVSYAVCGPSRAGLITGRYQDRFGSGRNPLWAPNDIDQGLSVDEETIADVLGREGYKSMALGKWHLGAHEKLRPLKRGFDEFYGFLTGGHKYFPEEWILNDISEIKQHSDAYKTKLLHNNTRVDEKEYLTDALSREAVRFVDENSDKPFFMYLAYNAPHAPLQATPKYLKRFSHIENKKRKTYCAMVSAVDDGVGLLLDKLDEKGIADNTIVIFLSDNGGTPKITADNAPLRGHKGNLFEGGIRVPFAMRWPNMIAKNSVYERPVISLDIMATAVEYANAKPKKQLDGVNIVPYITKEKQGDPHQSLRWRSFDKKTYTVRMGDMKYIRLYNRKTNKTRQEFYDLSKDISESDNLTLPKEQKKELQKEYDQWVEQMVVPKYLGLLQDKKYSELNPDRFNVLAY